The DNA region AGCGAGGGCATGAAGGTTGAGCCAGCAACGGTGGCAACGAGTGAGAGGCAACCGCCGATCAAACGCCCACGGATTTTGCCGTTTGTGATGCCGGCGAATTCTTTTTCCTGTTGCGGCTGCAAATCACCAAACGCCGCCGGCTCGGTGAGCATGCGCCAAAACTGTGCTTCGGAAAACGGATCGATGCCTCGGCCCATGTCAGCCGCCACCATCGGCCCGGAGAAGGTCATCAAGCCGGTGCGCCGGAGAATCGCGAGTTGCAGCGCAGTGATGTCGCTATAACCGACGAAAATTTTGGGATGCTTGCGAATCACGTCATAATCAATCATCGGCAGAATTCGCGGTGTGCCATAACCGCCGCGCACGCAAATAATGGCGTTCACGCGCTTATCGCGGAACATGTTGTTGAGATCGCGCGCGCGCTCGGCATCGGTTCCGGCCAAATAGCCGTGCTCACGCTGCACATAGCGCCCGAGTTTGACGCGATAGCCCAGGCTTTCCAAATATTGCACGCCCTTTTCGAGCAGCTCCGGCTTCATCGGGCTGGCCGGCGCAATCACACCGATGACATCGCCTTGGCGTAACCGCGGCGGTTTGATGATTTTGGGCAGAGGATCTCCGTTTGTTTCTTGACGCCAGCTACCGCCCGGGCGCTGTGAATTGGCCTGTAGAGAAACAAAAGCGCCCGGGCGGTAACCTGAATGACTATGCCAACACTTTCAAATAACGGCCATTCGCCGCGGTCGCCTGCGGTAAAGATGCGTTTGGTTGACTTTTTAAATGTCCGGTCAACTCAAAGTCCGCCGAACCGGTTATCTGCACCTGATAAAAATCTCCGCAGACAAACTGGCCGTTTGACGACGGGATTAAAACGTTGTGATCGATCTCCGGGCAATCCCACTCCGTGCGGCCGCGATAGGCATGTTCATGATCGTCGTACTCATCGATTAAAACCCGCAACTCACGCCCGAGGTGGCGGTGATTCCATTCCGCTGCGATCTCACGCTGCGCCTCCGTGAGCAAATCGTATCGTTCGCGTTTGATTTCTTCTTCGATTTGTTCGTTGAAGTTGAATGCCGGGGTGTTTTCCTCGTGAGAATAGGTAAACACGCCGCGCCGCTCGAAATGGCCTTCGCACACGAAATCATATAAACTCTGACAATCTTCTTCAGTCTCGCCGGGAAAACCGGTGATCAATGAGGTGCGCAACACCAGATTGGGAATCTTGGCGTGCAAGCGCGCCAGCAATTCTTCGGTGAAACCGCGATTCACGCGGCGCGCCATGCGCTTGAGCATGCGGTCGGTGATGTGCTGAATCGGCATGTCGAGATACTTCACGATTTTCGGCTGCGAGGCAATGATCTCGATCATCTCATCAGTGACGTGATGGGGATAGGCATACATCACGCGCAGCCATTCGATGCCTTCGACTTCACAAAGCGCGCGCAAAAGCTGCGGCAATTGCTGCCTGCCGTTCAAATCCAATCCGTATTGCGTGGAATCTTGCGCCACGAGAATCAGCTCTTTCACGCCTTTTTCGGCAAGCAGACGTGCCTCCTGCACCAACATGGGAATCGGCGTGCTGCGAAATCCGCCGCGAATCTGCGGAATCGCACAAAACGTGCAGGGATGCTCACAGCCTTCGGAGATTTTGAGATAGGCATAATGCCTGGGCGTGATTAACTCGCGTTCGCCCGCCGCGTTCGACTCGCCGAGCAATTCGTATTTCAACCGCATTTGCCGGGCGAGGCCGTTGACGATTTGGCGCAAATCGCGGTTGCCATAAAAACCATCAACTTCCGGAATTTCTTTGCGCAATTCGGGCGTGTAGCGTTCGGAGAGGCAGCCCGTGACAAAAACTTGCTTGCACGAGCCTTGCTTTTTCAGCGCCACGGCTTGCAGAATAGTGTCAATCGATTCTTCTTTGGCAGACTCGATGAACCCGCAGGTATTGACGATGATGGCCTCCGCTGCCGCCGCATCGGCAACGAACTCAACGCCGCGCAGCTTCAAGCCGCCCTTGAGGACTTCGGAGTCAACGACGTTTTTGGGACAGCCGAGGGTGATGAGATTGACTTTCAAGCTAGGGCCTTTTATGATTCAACGTTGCAACCGGTGGCGATTGACAATGCCGTGCAGACTTGCGCCATGAGTTTCTTGTCAAGGTTCCCAATGAATTGAACTAATTTCGATTTCTCAACGGTTTGAATTCATGAAGCCAGATTTCGCCGCGATGAATCAATCGATCCACACCTGTTCTCCGATCCACTCGCCGACCTCACGATCAAATTCTGCACGAGCACGCGGGTCGCCGTAAGCGCGCTCATATTGTCTCTCAATTTCATATTCCGTTTTCCATTTTAAAAAAACGGGCAGCCCCCTGGAAAAACGTTGAAACGTCCATCGCTTTGAAATCTTTGTCTTGTTTTATCGCTTCAAGCAAGGCGTCATCGACTTCAACTTGAATTGTTTTCATGGATCATCCCCTCTTTTAAATTATTTCGCCCGCCGGCGCGCCGCAACTTTTCCAGTTCTGCGGCGCATCCTTGGGCGATGCGCAATTGTGTTTTGGACTCATGCACATATGCCGTCTCTCTCTACGCAAACAACGCCTCGATAAACGCCTCAGGCTCGAACGGCTGCAAATCGTCCATGCCCTCGCCTACGCCGATAAAACGCACCGGAATTTTGAGCTGCTCTTGAATCGCGAAGATGATGCCACCTTTGGCGGTGCCGTCGAGCTTGGTGACGATCAAGCCGGTGACGCCGGCGGTTTCGAAAAAGGCCTGGGCCTGGCGCAAACCATTTTGGCCGGTGTTGGCGTCGAGCACGAGCAGCACTTCATGCGGGGCCTCGGGCAGCACGCGTTTCATCACGCGCATCATTTTCTTCAACTCTTCCATCAAGTTGCTTTTGGTGTGCAAGCGGCCGGCGGTATCAACGATGACGATATCCGTTTGCCGCGAGTTCGCTGCGGTCAGCGCATCGAACACAACCGCAGAAGGATCGCCGCCGGCTTTGGTTTTGATGATCTCCACTTGCGCACGCTTCGCCCAGATCTCCAATTGATCCGCGGCCGCGGCGCGGAACGTGTCTGCAGCCGCCACCAGCACCGAGCGCCCGCGCTGGCGAAACACATGCGCGAGCTTGGCAATTGTCGTGGTTTTGCCGACTCCGTTCACGCCGACGATCATCAGCACATAAGGCCGCTGCGAGGGCGAAAAGAAATCAGCCGTGCCGCTCCACTTGCCGTTCGTGGTGGACTCAAGGCGTTCGACGAGAAACTCTTTCAGGCAATCAAGCACCGCCTCACGTGAAGCCCTCTGGCCGAAGCCGAGGCGTTCCCGCAAGCGCTCGAGAAAGGCAGTTGTCATCGCTACACCGAGATCAGCGGAAATCAACAAGCTTTCCAGCTCATCGACCAATGCTTGATCGAGACGCGCTTTGCCGGTGACCGCCTGCACGACATTGTCCACCAGGCTGCGGCGGGTTTTGCTCAAGCCGGACTTCAGTTTTTCAAAAAAGGAAGCCATGAAAGATCAAATCAAATTTGGGTGACCGAGACAAAGCGCAGGCAGGAACATCAGCGAGCAGGAATCTTCGCGTTTTTTGTA from Cytophagia bacterium CHB2 includes:
- the ftsY gene encoding signal recognition particle-docking protein FtsY, which gives rise to MASFFEKLKSGLSKTRRSLVDNVVQAVTGKARLDQALVDELESLLISADLGVAMTTAFLERLRERLGFGQRASREAVLDCLKEFLVERLESTTNGKWSGTADFFSPSQRPYVLMIVGVNGVGKTTTIAKLAHVFRQRGRSVLVAAADTFRAAAADQLEIWAKRAQVEIIKTKAGGDPSAVVFDALTAANSRQTDIVIVDTAGRLHTKSNLMEELKKMMRVMKRVLPEAPHEVLLVLDANTGQNGLRQAQAFFETAGVTGLIVTKLDGTAKGGIIFAIQEQLKIPVRFIGVGEGMDDLQPFEPEAFIEALFA
- the rimO gene encoding 30S ribosomal protein S12 methylthiotransferase RimO, which translates into the protein MIKGPSLKVNLITLGCPKNVVDSEVLKGGLKLRGVEFVADAAAAEAIIVNTCGFIESAKEESIDTILQAVALKKQGSCKQVFVTGCLSERYTPELRKEIPEVDGFYGNRDLRQIVNGLARQMRLKYELLGESNAAGERELITPRHYAYLKISEGCEHPCTFCAIPQIRGGFRSTPIPMLVQEARLLAEKGVKELILVAQDSTQYGLDLNGRQQLPQLLRALCEVEGIEWLRVMYAYPHHVTDEMIEIIASQPKIVKYLDMPIQHITDRMLKRMARRVNRGFTEELLARLHAKIPNLVLRTSLITGFPGETEEDCQSLYDFVCEGHFERRGVFTYSHEENTPAFNFNEQIEEEIKRERYDLLTEAQREIAAEWNHRHLGRELRVLIDEYDDHEHAYRGRTEWDCPEIDHNVLIPSSNGQFVCGDFYQVQITGSADFELTGHLKSQPNASLPQATAANGRYLKVLA
- a CDS encoding LD-carboxypeptidase — protein: MIAPASPMKPELLEKGVQYLESLGYRVKLGRYVQREHGYLAGTDAERARDLNNMFRDKRVNAIICVRGGYGTPRILPMIDYDVIRKHPKIFVGYSDITALQLAILRRTGLMTFSGPMVAADMGRGIDPFSEAQFWRMLTEPAAFGDLQPQQEKEFAGITNGKIRGRLIGGCLSLVATVAGSTFMPSLKNSIFFLEEIGEDIYRIDRYLVHLRELDILKQIGGFVLGQMVECGSSSGTPSLSLEDLMRDFIRPLRVPALMNLEYGHASRKHTMPIGGRAELIVSARQKRLTITEAVVR